A segment of the Nasonia vitripennis strain AsymCx chromosome 2, Nvit_psr_1.1, whole genome shotgun sequence genome:
CTGCCGAcgtcctgcgcgcgcgcgcttacaTCGCTTTTCATTCGCCTCTTTGTCTTCTTTGCCCGCCTGCCTGGCTGGCTGCTCTTTCTCTGCGCTGTCGCTTTGCTCTGCCACTCAgagttaatattttttttactctgcAGAGCAGGGCATTTTTTCGTACGGAGGATATTTTTGTTTGGGAAATGAATTGTGCTGGTGAATATAATTGTGATGAAATTTGGGTTTGAGAATGCagagataaaaaatatttactcaCCGTGCAAAGAAGAACGCCGCTCTTTGCTGCCCTGAACGTTTTGAAAATGTCGGTTCTTTCTTTCTGAGTCATGCTTCCGTGtagtttgaaaaattcgaCGTCGACCAAGGGCTCTGAATCCTCGTCTTCTTCGTCTACGGGTTTATTCAAGACAGTAGACAGAACCTCTGCGTGATAGTCTATCATATCTTGGGTAGCCATGAACACCAAGATTTTATGGCTTCCCTGAGCCtgataatttgaaaataaaaaaaaatacttatagtAAATACATCAAAacaatttcgaaattctaaaAATTGATAACTACCTGACATCTTCCAGCAATGTAGGCGCTCAAGGTAACCATCCTAAGCTTGGGTGGGGTTACAATGTAGCTCTGTGAAACGCTCTCTGGCACCACCAAATCATCATTTATTTCACTTAGATTTCCACCAACAGCTTCTACGTTTTCTTTGGCTGCATCAACGAACGCCGGATTATGCATAGTCAAACCAGCAAGTTTCTCCACTGCTTGAGTTAAGGTAGCTGACAAAAGAATAGTCTGCCTCTTATGCGGCCTGTCGTCATTTTCTTCTATATTCGATGATGCTGGCTCAGATTTCTTTAAATCTGCTTCATCGTCAGGTTCTTCTTCACTGTCAGAATTGTACTGTTGCTTTGTTattatctttctctcttcgtCAGAATTATCTTCCTCGTTGCTCTCTATTCTTTTGCCCTCTTTTTCCTCACTTTTATTTTGATCAGCAGCTTCTGGGTTAACACGCTGCCGAAGCATTTGCATCGGATCGTATCCTGAATTGTCAGATGCTGGCAAATTATTTTCAAGAGCAGCAACAATTCTGTGACAAGATAAAttgcaatttaattaattatagcaAGTAGATTAATGAAACAAAAgctgttttaaaaatttacatacCCTGAAATATCTTTCTCATATCCCATGTCCAGCATCCTGTCAGCCTCGTCCAATACAAAACAATTGATAAGATCAAGTCTCAAAGCTTGTGTGTGTTTAATGTGATCTAACAATCGCCCAGGTGTTGCGACTAAAACTGTACATCCTTTTCTCAATCTAGCtttttctgcttttcttttctctccgcCTACTAAATAACCAGGTACAATCCATGTAAAGggctaaaaaaaaataattgagtcAAATATTCAATAAAGTTGGTTGAGAATTTTTCAGTGCTGAATGAAACTCACTTtaactaattttaaaaaacactcATATGTTTGAAGAGCCAGCTCTCTTGTGGGCACAACCACAAGTGCCTTTATGCCACTATCTCTCGCTAATTTAGGTCTCACGCGTTGCAAGGTTTCAATTATTGGCAATGCATAAGCAAGAGTTTTTCCTGATCCAGTCTGCGATCTCACCAAAACATCTTTGCCGGATAATATCACAGGTATTGCTTTCTTCTGAACTGTAGTCATGGTTGTAATTTTCATATTCTGTTCTAAATTTTGCACTGCGTATGCATGTATTCCTAAATCACCAAACTTTTCTGCTGAAAATACTTTCTCGTTCACTGGCTTGACAAATCTTTGCCCAATGTTTGGAATCGTAGGGTTGTGTCCAAAAAGTGAAGATATCTTTCCACTGCCTTGCTGAGGACGAGGACGTTCGTTCATTTCTTTCTTCTCGccattgtttttattaaatttgtcCACTTTGTCTCTTGATTTCTTGAATTTTTTGATAGGATTACTTTCACTGTTAAAAGATACCGTATCACTGTGAGTTGGTCCTGCCTTCTGCTTGTCATTGGTGAATTTAGTGTCTGACTTTTCCTTGGCTACGTTATTACTATTCTTGAGCAGATTTGAGTCCGTAGAGCtagatgttttaaaaatactgGACAGAGACTTTTTGGGCTCCCCAGTAtcactctttctcttcttAGCCAAAATAGTCTTGAGAGCATTCTCCTTTGTGGGTTTTGTAAATTGCACCAAAGTTTCTCCAGATGCATCCTCTTTATTCTGTGAGAAACTGACTCTCTTCTCCTTTTCTGATTTTGTCTCTTTTGCCACTGCACTCGACGCTGAGGTTTTCTTATTTCCGGACACTAGCTTCTTTAAGATGGACGTTTTTGGAGGCTCTGCAGGCTGACTGACCTTCTTCAAGTTATTCGCTGCAATGTTGGCCAGCGACTTTTGTTTTATTCGCTTTTTAGCCCCAACCAACAGACTTTTGGAGGACTCGGTTGACTGAAACTTCTGAAAAGGCTTCCTCGTACCATCGACCGGATTGGTACTCAGTCTCTTGATACGCACGTCACTAGTAATTTTAGGCGACTACCGAAAAACATACAGAGACAA
Coding sequences within it:
- the LOC100117244 gene encoding probable ATP-dependent RNA helicase DDX31, whose amino-acid sequence is MAVKEDNDICLNIVTGIGSAKKQKQSPKITSDVRIKRLSTNPVDGTRKPFQKFQSTESSKSLLVGAKKRIKQKSLANIAANNLKKVSQPAEPPKTSILKKLVSGNKKTSASSAVAKETKSEKEKRVSFSQNKEDASGETLVQFTKPTKENALKTILAKKRKSDTGEPKKSLSSIFKTSSSTDSNLLKNSNNVAKEKSDTKFTNDKQKAGPTHSDTVSFNSESNPIKKFKKSRDKVDKFNKNNGEKKEMNERPRPQQGSGKISSLFGHNPTIPNIGQRFVKPVNEKVFSAEKFGDLGIHAYAVQNLEQNMKITTMTTVQKKAIPVILSGKDVLVRSQTGSGKTLAYALPIIETLQRVRPKLARDSGIKALVVVPTRELALQTYECFLKLVKPFTWIVPGYLVGGEKRKAEKARLRKGCTVLVATPGRLLDHIKHTQALRLDLINCFVLDEADRMLDMGYEKDISGIVAALENNLPASDNSGYDPMQMLRQRVNPEAADQNKSEEKEGKRIESNEEDNSDEERKIITKQQYNSDSEEEPDDEADLKKSEPASSNIEENDDRPHKRQTILLSATLTQAVEKLAGLTMHNPAFVDAAKENVEAVGGNLSEINDDLVVPESVSQSYIVTPPKLRMVTLSAYIAGRCQAQGSHKILVFMATQDMIDYHAEVLSTVLNKPVDEEDEDSEPLVDVEFFKLHGSMTQKERTDIFKTFRAAKSGVLLCTDVAARGLDLPKVDTVVQYTGPTSTRDYVHRIGRTARAGTSGVSTIFLTPPEVEFARMLEKRRIRIKQEDMDDVLAKLLGPLSPHNSVHAAAIALQNDFENLVLENKKLYTAACKAYTSWVRFYSSYPREMREVFNRKDLHLGHYAKSFALREPPQKIGAAGKSIREREQSQLAKPKHQNRLSNQRNDGVPAGNNKRRAGQAGAGGASQRQQDRRTGMLKNVRMLNTSEYDSGLEPIKKPKKS